The window CCAATGACTTAGATTCTCATGGTGTTCCGGTTGAAACAGCGGAAAACTTAGATTTGGCGATGCTTTTTGTCGTTGTAAATCAAAAGGAGAAAGTTGTTTCAAGTCGTGAAGGAATGAAACGTACCGTTGAAACTTCGCCATTTTATCAAGGCTGGCTAGAAAGTACGGCTGAGGATTTACTTGTAGCAAAAGAAGCCATCAAAAAAGGCGATTTTCAACGCTTAGGTGAAGTAACTGAGAGCAATGGATTAAAAATGCATGCCACAATGTTAGGCGCAGTTCCACCATTCTCCTATTGGGAGCCTGCTACAGTGAGAGCAATGCAGATTGTTCAAGAATTACGTCAATCAGGTATTTTATGCTACTTTACAATGGATGCTGGTCCGAATGTGAAAGTGCTTTGTCAGAAAAAAGACTTACCAGCAATTAAAACAAAATTTGAAACAATTTTTGAAGAAAGTCAGTTGATTGTTGCCTATCCGGGACCTGCGATTCAACTAACAAAAGGAGCGTTTACAGTATGATAGAAGCATCGGCACCTGGTAAATTATTTATTGCTGGCGAATATGCAGTTGTTGAACCAGGTTTTCCAGCGATTATTGTCGCAGTAGATCAGTTTATCACTGTTCGTTTAGAGCAACGAAATGATATTGGAAGTATTCGTTCATTTCAATATGGTGAACTACCGGTTTTATGGACACGTCAAGATGGACAGTTGGTTTTAGATAAACGTGAAAATCCATTCCATTATATTTTGGCAGCAATGGAATTGACAGAGCGTTATGCGGCAGAACAAGGTCGTGAACTGTCATTTTATGAACTTTCAGTAACGAGTGAATTAGATAATTCAACTGGGAAAAAATATGGTCTAGGTTCAAGTGGAGCTGTAACAGTTGCTACAGTTAAGGCATTATGTGAGTACTATCAATTAGAAGCAACACCAAAACAAATTTTCAAATTAGCTGCGTTAGCTCATTTGTCAGTACAAGGAAATGGGTCATGTGGGGATATCGCTGCCAGTGTTTATGGCGGTTGGATTGCTTTTACAACTTTTGAACGTCAATGGGTAATGGACAAATGTAAGAGTGAAAGCTTAACGACTTTATTGGCCTTAGTTTGGCCGTCACTTTCTATCGAGCCTTTAGTACCGCCAGCAGATTTGCGTTTAGTTATTGGCTGGACGGGATCTCCTGCATCAACTTCAAGCTTAGTAGATAAAGTAACGCAACAACGTAAAATGGATCAATACTCATATGAACAATTTTTAGAAGAAAGTAAAGAATGTGTTGAAATGATGATTGAAGCATTTGGTAAGAATGACATTCCTATGATTCAAAAGCAGATCCGCCATAATCGTAAATTATTGCAACAAATGAGCAAGAAAACGAATGTGACAATTGAAACACCCGCCTTGAATAAACTGTGTGAACTAGCGGAAACCTATCATGGTGCAGCGAAGTCATCTGGTGCAGGTGGTGGAGATTGCGGAATTGTTATTTTTCAACAAAAAGAAGGGATTTTGCCTTTAATTACAGCGTGGGAAAATGAAGAAATTACCAATTTGCCTTTACACGTCTATCATTACAACAAGAAATAAGGAGGGGTTTGCTATGACAATTGAAGATCGAAAAAATCAACATGTGGATTTAGCTGAAGCGATGTTTCATCGGCGTAATTCCTCTGACTATGATGATTTACGCTTTGTTCATCACTCTTTTCCCGAAATAAAAGTTAATGATGTTGCCTTAGATACTCAGTTCCTAGGACTTAATTTTACTAGTCCTTTTTATATAAATGGAATGACTGGCGGCAGCGAAAAAACGAAAAAAATTAATGGGGATTTAGCGATTATCGCTAGAGAAACTGGGTTGGCAATGGCGACAGGTTCTCAAAGTGCAGCAATTAAGAAGCCTGAATTAACAGATACATTTCAAATTATTCGCAAACATAACCCTGATGGACTTATTTTTGCGAATTTAGGCGCAGGTAATACAGTCGAAGCAGGGAAAAAAGCTGTAGATATGCTGCAAGCGAATGTCTTGCAAATACATATCAATGCTCCTCAAGAGTTGATTATGCCTGAAGGTGATCGTGATTTCAGTAATTGGTTAAGTGAAATTGAAAAAATGGTCAACGAAATTCAAGTGCCGATTCTTGTGAAAGAAGTTGGCTTTGGCATGAGTCGTGAAACCATTCAACAGCTAGTAAACATCGGCGTTCAAGGTGTGGATGTTAGTGGTCGTGGTGGAACGAATTTTGCAGCAATTGAGAATGCCCGTCGTCAAACACAGGAATTAGCATATCTTGAAAGTTGGGGACAATCGAGTATTATTTCTTTATTGGAAGCTCAAGAGTTTCAAGCTTCGATTCAATTGCTAGCCTCTGGTGGTATCCGAAATCCTTTAGATATGGTTAAGGCATTAGCTTTAGGTGCAAATGGAATCGGTATTTCTGGCTTGTTCCTACATCTATTATTAGAAAATGGAGTTGAAGCAACGATTGCGGAAGTTATTCGTTGGCAAGAACAGATTAAAACAATTCTGACTTTATTAGGTAAAACAACTATTTCTGATTTACAGAAAACGGATTTAATTATTGGTGGCGAAGTTCGAGATTGGTGTATGGCTCGAGGAGTTGCTTATCAAGATTTTGCAAAACGTTCATAAAAACAGGAAATCAGTCGCTGATTTCTTGTTTTTTTTTAATAAGTTGTTTTGATTTACTAGTTTTCTAAAATCAATGTTTCAATTACTTGAGTTGTTATATTTAGTATAAAGTTCAAGCTTGTTTAAAAATACTTTTTTCGCTAAGAACACTTTATCGGCCACGTGGTTTAATTTTATTAAGAAAGAATGTTTAGGACACATGAATGAAATGATGCTAGATTTTTTTAGTTATAAATCGTATAGTTAGATTAGAAAATAGAATTAAAGGAGCATATAAAAAATGACGACTACATTTAAAGCATTAGTTGCGAGATTAGAAGATGAAGAAGTTCATGCTACATTTGAGGAGTTAGCAATAAATGATTTGCCTCAAGGTGATGTATTAATTGAGGTTTATTATTCAAGTGTGAATTACAAAGATGCCTTGGCTGTCAAGGCAGGTAGTGGTGTTGTACGGAATTATCCAATGATTCCAGGGATTGATTTAAGTGGGATTGTTCAAGAATCTAGCAATTCTGATTTTAAAGTGGGGGATGAAGTTCTAGTAACTGGCTACAAATTAGGTACAGGGCATTTTGGTGGTTTTAGTGAGTTTGCTCGTGTGCCAGCTGAATGGGTAGTGCATTTACCAGCGGGATTAAGTTTAAAGGAAGCCATGATTATAGGAACAGCAGGTTTCACAGCGGCATTATCTGTTCATCAATTAGAAGTCAATGGATTGAATCCTGAAAATCCTGGAGAGGTGTTAGTTTTAGGCGCAACAGGTGGTGTTGGCAGCATGGC is drawn from Carnobacterium gallinarum DSM 4847 and contains these coding sequences:
- the mvaD gene encoding diphosphomevalonate decarboxylase codes for the protein MNQQGKACAYTNIALIKYWGKKDDGLILPMNSSLSLTLDAFYTETTVTFNDQLTSDEFYLNQKRQTVDETKKTSKFLDLVRELSGINAPALIESINHVPTAAGLASSASGFAALAGAASVASGLDLSSVDLSRLARRGSGSATRSIYGGFVEWQMGTNDLDSHGVPVETAENLDLAMLFVVVNQKEKVVSSREGMKRTVETSPFYQGWLESTAEDLLVAKEAIKKGDFQRLGEVTESNGLKMHATMLGAVPPFSYWEPATVRAMQIVQELRQSGILCYFTMDAGPNVKVLCQKKDLPAIKTKFETIFEESQLIVAYPGPAIQLTKGAFTV
- a CDS encoding phosphomevalonate kinase, whose product is MIEASAPGKLFIAGEYAVVEPGFPAIIVAVDQFITVRLEQRNDIGSIRSFQYGELPVLWTRQDGQLVLDKRENPFHYILAAMELTERYAAEQGRELSFYELSVTSELDNSTGKKYGLGSSGAVTVATVKALCEYYQLEATPKQIFKLAALAHLSVQGNGSCGDIAASVYGGWIAFTTFERQWVMDKCKSESLTTLLALVWPSLSIEPLVPPADLRLVIGWTGSPASTSSLVDKVTQQRKMDQYSYEQFLEESKECVEMMIEAFGKNDIPMIQKQIRHNRKLLQQMSKKTNVTIETPALNKLCELAETYHGAAKSSGAGGGDCGIVIFQQKEGILPLITAWENEEITNLPLHVYHYNKK
- the fni gene encoding type 2 isopentenyl-diphosphate Delta-isomerase; its protein translation is MTIEDRKNQHVDLAEAMFHRRNSSDYDDLRFVHHSFPEIKVNDVALDTQFLGLNFTSPFYINGMTGGSEKTKKINGDLAIIARETGLAMATGSQSAAIKKPELTDTFQIIRKHNPDGLIFANLGAGNTVEAGKKAVDMLQANVLQIHINAPQELIMPEGDRDFSNWLSEIEKMVNEIQVPILVKEVGFGMSRETIQQLVNIGVQGVDVSGRGGTNFAAIENARRQTQELAYLESWGQSSIISLLEAQEFQASIQLLASGGIRNPLDMVKALALGANGIGISGLFLHLLLENGVEATIAEVIRWQEQIKTILTLLGKTTISDLQKTDLIIGGEVRDWCMARGVAYQDFAKRS
- a CDS encoding acryloyl-CoA reductase, whose product is MTTTFKALVARLEDEEVHATFEELAINDLPQGDVLIEVYYSSVNYKDALAVKAGSGVVRNYPMIPGIDLSGIVQESSNSDFKVGDEVLVTGYKLGTGHFGGFSEFARVPAEWVVHLPAGLSLKEAMIIGTAGFTAALSVHQLEVNGLNPENPGEVLVLGATGGVGSMAIAQLQALGYQQIAAVSRKAQKEASFLTKLGATSILTLEEVQLEKKRPLAKQRWQAVIDPIGGALVPELLAQVDYNGGLALSGNANGVKFDATVFPFILRGIKLLGIDSVDCPMELRQNLWNHLATTMKPHYLSEMVDNEISLTDLPTAFSKILNGEMRGRTVVKVK